A stretch of the Archocentrus centrarchus isolate MPI-CPG fArcCen1 unplaced genomic scaffold, fArcCen1 scaffold_26_ctg1, whole genome shotgun sequence genome encodes the following:
- the seta gene encoding SET nuclear proto-oncogene a — MSASAAKVSKKELNSNHDGADETSEKEQQEAIEHIDEVQNEIDRLNEQASEEILKVEQKYNKLRQPFFQKRSELIAKIPNFWVTTFVNHPQVSALLGEEDEEALHYLSRVEVTEFEDIKSGYRIDFYFDENPYFENKVLSKEFHLNESGDPSSKSTEIKWKSGKDLTKRSSQTQNKAGRKRQHEEPESFFTWFTDHADAGADELGEVIKDDIWPNPLQYYLVPDMEDEEGEGEEDEEDEEGLEDIDEEGDEDGEEDEEDDGEDGEDDEGEDD; from the exons ATGTCGGCCTCGGCGGCAAAAGTGAGTAAAAAGGAGCTGAACTCGAACCATGACGGAGCGGATGAGACCTCCG AGAAAGAGCAGCAAGAAGCTATTGAACACATTGACGAAGTTCAAAATGAAATTGACAG GTTGAATGAGCAAGCCAGTGAGGAGATCCTCAAAGTAGAACAGAAATACAACAAACTCCGTCAGCCATTCTTTCAGAAGAGGTCAGAACTGATCGCCAAAATTCCCAACTTCTGGGTCACCACGTTTGTCAACCATCCACAGG TATCAGCCCTACTGggggaggaagatgaagaagcaCTTCATTACCTGAGCCGAGTGGAGGTGACGGAGTTTGAAGACATCAAGTCAGGCTACAGAATAGATTTT tATTTCGATGAAAACCCGTACTTCGAAAACAAAGTTCTTTCCAAAGAGTTTCATCTGAATGAGAGTGGGGACCCATCTTCAAAGTCAACAGAAATCAAATGGAAATCAGGAAAG GACCTGACCAAGCGCTCCAGCCAGACACAGAATAAAGCAGGAAGGAAGAGGCAACACGAAGAACCAGAGAGCTTCTTCACTTGGTTCACTGATCATGCTGATGCCGGCGCCGACGAGCTTGGGGAGGTCATCAAGGATGACATCTGGCCAAACCCCCTGCAGTACTACCTG GTTCCTGATATGGAGGACGAAGAGGGTGAAggtgaggaagatgaagaggatgaggagggtcTGGAAGACATTGATGAGGAAGGTGATGAAGAtggagaggaagatgaagaggatgatggaGAAGATGGAGAG GACGACGAGGGAGAAGATGACTAA
- the LOC115776002 gene encoding outer dense fiber protein 2-like isoform X1, producing MKTRDSSPPPPVHLHVLESTPVHVHMRRSPSKTPQVTALSTNNGNTPQGSQRWDKGAEVKGDGGRPKVRKPWIPPGRLSHRRDVDSHQCQTSRVQHQSESGIRHRRDAEEQPEELDAVSKNLSSLLGDQESFRRLKKSDSWGQHRETDVLLRALVEAEIDGVAVANQLTALKETIDSFAKDKKQSKLRAASLKRQQKLLLEKIEMFDNTNHGLRQLLREWSDRERESLVWSEQKDALKKRLADSEAENMRLAAKLTHKEKEASKLAEHLDFEKDNVKTTEELSRILESTRNHLESQLSRAEAEKAQLEAQIKRMQQSQEQQQKELQVLQEELRALTEQREAEKGRPDQKSLAMLIEQAERAEESAGRLAEKLQEKESQLAQALSTSSDWCLRHSKEAAAKEQLEEEISALKIQVTELHSQLQSVAEKSRVEKEELRDQLHHLSAENASTKLDNQRLKGELTSAEEKQRGLQAEARQLKASIRKYESLVEKYKKKVQQARLESEEYCLKLEVVQKEAREVQVSLDREKEQVRRELLGRLRELETLPDRLRKTEQQLRDAQQEAGAHERRNMENNAALSEVRHKVEQQGTQLEMLQQRNLLLQEENNVLKEKVHKLERRLEDLKAENREMSQAVTSKEASVRSIQQQLEEKTHECSVLSRQLQQTLDDVQKQVDDSMQRVLAKERSSQSKALDLQSQLSRTKTELSQLQRNKEEMQRRFQSQLQNMKERLEQSDSTNRSLQNYVHFLKTSYGNVFSDSLLAS from the exons ATGAAAACCCGGGATTCATCGCCGCCGCCACCGGTTCACCTCCACGTACTGGAGAGCACGCCTGTACACGTTCACATGAGGAGGAGTCCCAGCAAAACGCCACAGGTTACCGCACTTTCCACCAATAATGGAAATACCCCACAGGGTTCGCAG AGGTGGGATAAAGGTGCCGAGGTGAAGGGTGATGGAGGCAGGCCAAAGGTCCGGAAGCCGTGGATCCCTCCAGGAAGACTGTCGCACAGAAGAGATGTGGACTCCCACCAGTGTCAG ACAAGCCGAGTGCAGCATCAGTCAGAAAGTGGGATCAGACATCGGCGTGACGCAGAGGAGCAGCCGGAAGAGCTGGATGCAGTGTCCAAGAACCTCAGCAGCCTACTTGGAGACCAAGAAAGCTTTCGCCGTTTAAAAAA GTCGGATTCTTGgggtcaacacagagagacggacGTGCTGCTGAGGGCACTCGTTGAAGCAGAAATCGATGGCGTAGCTGTAGCCAATCAGCTGACAGCCTTGAAGGAAACCATCGACAGCTTTGCAAAG GACAAGAAGCAATCAAAACTGCGCGCAGCTTCTTTGAAACGGCAGCAGAAGCTGTTGTTGGAGAAGATTGAGATGTTTGATAACACAAACCACGGCCTTCGACAGCTCCTCAGAGAGTGGAGCGACCGTGAG AGGGAATCGCTGGTGTGGTCAGAGCAGAAAGACGCTCTGAAGAAGAGACTGGCCGACAGCGAAGCAGAGAACATG cGCCTTGCGGCCAAACTCACCCACAAAGAGAAGGAGGCCTCTAAGCTTGCAGAGCATTTGGACTTTGAAAAG GACAACGTGAAGACGACCGAGGAGCTTTCAAGAATCCTGGAGTCAACCCGCAACCACCTGGAGTCTCAGCTGAGCCGAGCCGAGGCTGAAAAGGCCCAACTGGAAGCTCAGATTAAG AGGATGCAGCAGAgccaagagcagcagcagaaggagcTCCAGGTGCTGCAAGAGGAGCTGCGGGCTCTGACGGAGCAGCGGGAGGCCGAGAAGGGGAGACCTGACCAGAAAAGTCTGGCGATGCTCATCGAGCAGGCAGAGCGGGCCGAAGAGTCCGCCGGGCGGCTCGCAGAAAAGCTTCAGGAGAAG GAGTCGCAGCTGGCTCAGGCTCTGTCCACATCCAGTGACTGGTGCCTCCGCCACTCCAAGGAGGCAGCTGCTAAAGAACAGCTGGAAGAGGAAATCTCTGCTCTCAAAAT TCAGGTGACCGAGCTGCACTCTCAGCTTCAGTCAGTGGCGGAGAAGAGTCGGGTGGAGAAGGAGGAGCTCAGGGATCAGCTGCATCATCTCAGCGCTGAAAACGCCTCCACCAAGCTGGACAACCAAAGACTGAAG GGTGAACTGACATCTGCTGAGGAGAAACAACGAGGACTTCAGGCTGAAGCTCGTCAGCTGAAAGCATCAATCAGGAAGTATGAAAGCCTGGTGGAGAAATACAAGAAGAAG GTCCAGCAGGCTCGCCTGGAGTCAGAGGAGTACTGCCTGAAGCTGGAGGTGGTGCAGAAGGAAGCGCGGGAGGTGCAGGTGAGCCTGGACAGGGAGAAGGAGCAGGTGAGGCGAGAGCTGCTGGGGCGGCTCAGAGAGCTCGAGACCCTGCCGGACAGATTGAGGAAGACCGAGCAGCAGCTCCGAGATGCCCAGCAGGAGGCCGGCGCACACGAGAGGAGGAACATGGAGAATAACGCCGCCCTCTCTGAAGTCAGACACAAG GTGGAGCAGCAAGGCACTCAGTTGGAGATGCTTCAGCAGAGgaacctgctgctgcaggaggaaAACAACGTCCTGAAGGAGAAAGTTCACAAGTTAGAGAG GAGGCTGGAGGACTTGAAGGCAGAAAACAGGGAAATGTCTCAGGCTGTCACCTCAAAGGAAGCCAGTGTCCGCAGcattcagcagcagctggaggagaaGACTCACGAGTGCAGCGTCCTGTCCAGACAGCTGCAGCAAACTCTGGACGACGTACAGAAACAG GTGGACGACAGCATGCAGAGGGTTTTGGCCAAAGAGAGATCGTCTCAGTCTAAAGCGTTGGACCTGCAGAGCCAGCTGAGCCGAACCAAAACAGAGCTGAGCCAACTGCAGCGGAACAAGGAGGAG
- the LOC115776002 gene encoding outer dense fiber protein 2-like isoform X2 — MKTRDSSPPPPVHLHVLESTPVHVHMRRSPSKTPQRWDKGAEVKGDGGRPKVRKPWIPPGRLSHRRDVDSHQCQTSRVQHQSESGIRHRRDAEEQPEELDAVSKNLSSLLGDQESFRRLKKSDSWGQHRETDVLLRALVEAEIDGVAVANQLTALKETIDSFAKDKKQSKLRAASLKRQQKLLLEKIEMFDNTNHGLRQLLREWSDRERESLVWSEQKDALKKRLADSEAENMRLAAKLTHKEKEASKLAEHLDFEKDNVKTTEELSRILESTRNHLESQLSRAEAEKAQLEAQIKRMQQSQEQQQKELQVLQEELRALTEQREAEKGRPDQKSLAMLIEQAERAEESAGRLAEKLQEKESQLAQALSTSSDWCLRHSKEAAAKEQLEEEISALKIQVTELHSQLQSVAEKSRVEKEELRDQLHHLSAENASTKLDNQRLKGELTSAEEKQRGLQAEARQLKASIRKYESLVEKYKKKVQQARLESEEYCLKLEVVQKEAREVQVSLDREKEQVRRELLGRLRELETLPDRLRKTEQQLRDAQQEAGAHERRNMENNAALSEVRHKVEQQGTQLEMLQQRNLLLQEENNVLKEKVHKLERRLEDLKAENREMSQAVTSKEASVRSIQQQLEEKTHECSVLSRQLQQTLDDVQKQVDDSMQRVLAKERSSQSKALDLQSQLSRTKTELSQLQRNKEEMQRRFQSQLQNMKERLEQSDSTNRSLQNYVHFLKTSYGNVFSDSLLAS, encoded by the exons ATGAAAACCCGGGATTCATCGCCGCCGCCACCGGTTCACCTCCACGTACTGGAGAGCACGCCTGTACACGTTCACATGAGGAGGAGTCCCAGCAAAACGCCACAG AGGTGGGATAAAGGTGCCGAGGTGAAGGGTGATGGAGGCAGGCCAAAGGTCCGGAAGCCGTGGATCCCTCCAGGAAGACTGTCGCACAGAAGAGATGTGGACTCCCACCAGTGTCAG ACAAGCCGAGTGCAGCATCAGTCAGAAAGTGGGATCAGACATCGGCGTGACGCAGAGGAGCAGCCGGAAGAGCTGGATGCAGTGTCCAAGAACCTCAGCAGCCTACTTGGAGACCAAGAAAGCTTTCGCCGTTTAAAAAA GTCGGATTCTTGgggtcaacacagagagacggacGTGCTGCTGAGGGCACTCGTTGAAGCAGAAATCGATGGCGTAGCTGTAGCCAATCAGCTGACAGCCTTGAAGGAAACCATCGACAGCTTTGCAAAG GACAAGAAGCAATCAAAACTGCGCGCAGCTTCTTTGAAACGGCAGCAGAAGCTGTTGTTGGAGAAGATTGAGATGTTTGATAACACAAACCACGGCCTTCGACAGCTCCTCAGAGAGTGGAGCGACCGTGAG AGGGAATCGCTGGTGTGGTCAGAGCAGAAAGACGCTCTGAAGAAGAGACTGGCCGACAGCGAAGCAGAGAACATG cGCCTTGCGGCCAAACTCACCCACAAAGAGAAGGAGGCCTCTAAGCTTGCAGAGCATTTGGACTTTGAAAAG GACAACGTGAAGACGACCGAGGAGCTTTCAAGAATCCTGGAGTCAACCCGCAACCACCTGGAGTCTCAGCTGAGCCGAGCCGAGGCTGAAAAGGCCCAACTGGAAGCTCAGATTAAG AGGATGCAGCAGAgccaagagcagcagcagaaggagcTCCAGGTGCTGCAAGAGGAGCTGCGGGCTCTGACGGAGCAGCGGGAGGCCGAGAAGGGGAGACCTGACCAGAAAAGTCTGGCGATGCTCATCGAGCAGGCAGAGCGGGCCGAAGAGTCCGCCGGGCGGCTCGCAGAAAAGCTTCAGGAGAAG GAGTCGCAGCTGGCTCAGGCTCTGTCCACATCCAGTGACTGGTGCCTCCGCCACTCCAAGGAGGCAGCTGCTAAAGAACAGCTGGAAGAGGAAATCTCTGCTCTCAAAAT TCAGGTGACCGAGCTGCACTCTCAGCTTCAGTCAGTGGCGGAGAAGAGTCGGGTGGAGAAGGAGGAGCTCAGGGATCAGCTGCATCATCTCAGCGCTGAAAACGCCTCCACCAAGCTGGACAACCAAAGACTGAAG GGTGAACTGACATCTGCTGAGGAGAAACAACGAGGACTTCAGGCTGAAGCTCGTCAGCTGAAAGCATCAATCAGGAAGTATGAAAGCCTGGTGGAGAAATACAAGAAGAAG GTCCAGCAGGCTCGCCTGGAGTCAGAGGAGTACTGCCTGAAGCTGGAGGTGGTGCAGAAGGAAGCGCGGGAGGTGCAGGTGAGCCTGGACAGGGAGAAGGAGCAGGTGAGGCGAGAGCTGCTGGGGCGGCTCAGAGAGCTCGAGACCCTGCCGGACAGATTGAGGAAGACCGAGCAGCAGCTCCGAGATGCCCAGCAGGAGGCCGGCGCACACGAGAGGAGGAACATGGAGAATAACGCCGCCCTCTCTGAAGTCAGACACAAG GTGGAGCAGCAAGGCACTCAGTTGGAGATGCTTCAGCAGAGgaacctgctgctgcaggaggaaAACAACGTCCTGAAGGAGAAAGTTCACAAGTTAGAGAG GAGGCTGGAGGACTTGAAGGCAGAAAACAGGGAAATGTCTCAGGCTGTCACCTCAAAGGAAGCCAGTGTCCGCAGcattcagcagcagctggaggagaaGACTCACGAGTGCAGCGTCCTGTCCAGACAGCTGCAGCAAACTCTGGACGACGTACAGAAACAG GTGGACGACAGCATGCAGAGGGTTTTGGCCAAAGAGAGATCGTCTCAGTCTAAAGCGTTGGACCTGCAGAGCCAGCTGAGCCGAACCAAAACAGAGCTGAGCCAACTGCAGCGGAACAAGGAGGAG